The Streptomyces cathayae DNA segment GCGCCCGGAACGCCGCGGTCGGCCGCCTCCTCCGCGAAGAGGTGGCGGGGGCGGGGCCGGCCCAGGGCGCTCAGTGCGGCGTCCGCCGCGTCGACGCCGCTGCGGACCGCGCCCTCCATGGTCGCGGGCCACCCGGTGGCGGTCCACGCTCCGGCCAGATACAGGCCGGGGGCCTTGGTGCGGGCGCCGGGCCTGAGCCGTCCGACGCCGGGTGCGGGAGCGAACGTGGCGGTGCGCTCCCGGGTGACGAAGAAGTCCCGTACGCCGGCGCCGCGGGTGCGTGGCAGCAGCCGTTCCAGTTCGGGCAGATAGCGGGCGCGCAGCGCGGCCACGGGCTCGTCGATCTCGTTCTGCGCGACCGACTGCGACACGGCCAGGTACTGCCCCTGCCGCAGACCGGACGCCTCGGTGCGGTCGAAGACCCACTGCACGGGGCTGCCGAGGGCCGCGAAGAAGGGCCGGGTGAGCACCTTGCGGTCGTAGACGACGTGGACGTCGAGGATCGGCGCGGTGCCGATGCTCAGCAGCCGCTCCGGCTCGTCGAGCGCTCCCGCGGGCAGCAGGTCGTGTGCCTCGCGCTGCGGTACGGCGAGGACGACCGCGTCCGCCTCGAGCGTCTCGCCGGGAACCTGGACGCTCCACCCCGCCTCGCCGTGCGGGGAGACGGAGGTGACGCGGGTGCGGACCTCGGTGCGCACGCCCGCGGAGTCGAGCGCCTTGCGGGCCAGCCGGTCGTGCAGGTCGCCCAGCGGGACCCGGGCCCAGCCGATGTCGGCGGCGCCCGGGTCGGACAGCAGTCCGGTCTTGAACACCATCGCGGCGAGCGCGAGGGAGGAGTCGCCCGCGACCGCGTTGAGGGTGGCGACCCCGACCAGGTCCCACAGCGCCTCGACGGCGCGTGCCGACTGGCCGTGCGCGGCCAGCCAGCTGCCGAAGTCCTGGTCGTCGAGGGCCGGGTCGGCGAGGTCGAGCCTCTTGAGCGCGAGTGCGGCCCGGACCACCCCGGCGCGCTCGGCGAGCGAGAGGTGCGGGTAGGTGGCGAGGCTGCGCCCCAGGTGCAGGGGGACGGGCAGCGCGTCGCGGCGCAGCCGGCCGAGGCGTCGGCCCTCGGGCCGGTCGGCGTCGAGAACGGGGATGTCGAGACGATTCTGCAGCGGTGCCAGGGCCGCTCCGTCGATCCGGTCGAGGAACCAGCGGTAGGCGGTGCAGCAGCGCAGGTACACGTGCTGGCCGTTGTCGACGGTCAGGTCGCCGCGCTGGAAGGAGAAGGCGAGCCCGCCGAGCCGCGGGCGGCCCTCGAGCAGGGTGACGCGCACTCCGGCGTCGGCGAGCGCGAGCGCGGCGGTGACTCCGGCGAGCCCGCCGCCGATCACGACGGCGTGCCGTCCCGCCGGGGCCCGATCGCCGGCGGGTGTGCCTTCGGGTCTGTTGACACGGGTCATGGTGCGCCCTTTCCTGCCCGGCCGCCGTACGGTCCGAAGGGTGCTCGGACGGCCGTCTCAGTACGGGACGCGGCGTGGCGGCGGAGGGTTGCCCGCCGCTTCCCGGCGGGGTCGCCGACGGGGAGCGGTGTGTCCATCAGGCGCGCCTCCTGACGGTCCGCCGGGTCGCGCTGCGGGTGTCCAGGCCGGAGAGGCCGCGCACCGCGACGTAGGCCTTCTCCCGCCCGGGCAGGGAGACCCGGCCGCGCAGCACGGCCTCGGGCTCGCGCTCGATGCGGTCGAGGAGGCGGCGGTAGATGCCGGCCATGGCGGCGACACAGGCGCCGCTGCGCCGGTCGAGCATGGGCAGCAGCCGGTAGCCCTCGGCGAACAGGGCGCGGGCCCTGCGTACTTCGAAGTGCACGAGGCCCGCGAAGTCGGAGCC contains these protein-coding regions:
- a CDS encoding DUF6380 family protein; amino-acid sequence: MDTPLPVGDPAGKRRATLRRHAASRTETAVRAPFGPYGGRAGKGAP
- the hpnE gene encoding hydroxysqualene dehydroxylase HpnE yields the protein MTRVNRPEGTPAGDRAPAGRHAVVIGGGLAGVTAALALADAGVRVTLLEGRPRLGGLAFSFQRGDLTVDNGQHVYLRCCTAYRWFLDRIDGAALAPLQNRLDIPVLDADRPEGRRLGRLRRDALPVPLHLGRSLATYPHLSLAERAGVVRAALALKRLDLADPALDDQDFGSWLAAHGQSARAVEALWDLVGVATLNAVAGDSSLALAAMVFKTGLLSDPGAADIGWARVPLGDLHDRLARKALDSAGVRTEVRTRVTSVSPHGEAGWSVQVPGETLEADAVVLAVPQREAHDLLPAGALDEPERLLSIGTAPILDVHVVYDRKVLTRPFFAALGSPVQWVFDRTEASGLRQGQYLAVSQSVAQNEIDEPVAALRARYLPELERLLPRTRGAGVRDFFVTRERTATFAPAPGVGRLRPGARTKAPGLYLAGAWTATGWPATMEGAVRSGVDAADAALSALGRPRPRHLFAEEAADRGVPGAAVRGGLR